A window of Rufibacter sp. LB8 contains these coding sequences:
- a CDS encoding rhamnogalacturonan acetylesterase yields MAFLPFKKKVVRVYLIGDSTVADYSDYDGEDYMNKRYPVMGWGQVFKPFLVRDSLKQVKHVIKADSVLLLDKARGGRSTRTFFEEGRWAQVHKALQKNDVVMIQFGHNDASVEKTERYVTVQGYKEFLRLYVNQTREKGAVPILLTPVARNYPWKDGRLRNVHGDYPQAVKDVAKELNVLMIDLQQRSIDDFSAKGQQFVTENYFMNLPAGKFKNYPEGQKDNTHFQPAGAEAVARLVFEGMKAIGKQ; encoded by the coding sequence ATGGCCTTTCTTCCTTTTAAAAAGAAAGTAGTGCGCGTGTATCTCATTGGCGACTCCACCGTGGCAGATTATTCAGACTACGACGGCGAAGACTACATGAACAAGCGCTACCCCGTTATGGGCTGGGGCCAGGTCTTTAAACCGTTTCTGGTGCGTGACAGCCTCAAGCAAGTCAAGCATGTAATAAAAGCCGATAGCGTTCTTCTCTTAGACAAAGCCCGCGGCGGAAGAAGCACGCGCACGTTCTTTGAGGAAGGGCGCTGGGCGCAAGTACATAAGGCATTGCAGAAAAACGATGTGGTTATGATCCAGTTCGGGCACAATGACGCGTCTGTGGAGAAAACTGAGCGGTACGTGACCGTGCAGGGCTATAAAGAATTCCTGCGGCTGTACGTGAACCAAACCCGCGAGAAAGGTGCCGTTCCCATCTTGCTAACCCCGGTAGCGCGCAATTATCCCTGGAAAGACGGCCGCCTTAGGAATGTGCACGGTGACTATCCGCAGGCAGTGAAAGACGTGGCCAAAGAATTAAACGTGCTTATGATAGATTTACAGCAGCGGTCCATAGATGATTTTTCAGCTAAGGGGCAGCAGTTTGTCACGGAAAACTACTTTATGAACCTGCCCGCCGGAAAATTCAAAAATTACCCCGAGGGCCAAAAAGACAATACTCATTTTCAGCCAGCCGGGGCAGAAGCGGTGGCCCGTTTAGTGTTTGAAGGCATGAAAGCGATAGGAAAACAATAG
- a CDS encoding glycoside hydrolase family 28 protein gives MKNLKKSRWALALGMASLFQVACQRQPSGNAVATTSSTNSVSTGNAGRNMSRAEVEKTIYDGIEFDMPKVKETKFPNYSVPITKYGAVPDGITKNTQAFERAIADVAAKGGGRVVIPRGLWLTGPIVMKSNINLHAEAGSMVIFSRDFDDYPLIKTSFEGLNTYRNQSPISGNNLENIAITGEGTFDGNGDAWRPVKKSKMTEGQWKNLTKTGVLSDDGKTWYPTANSKKGDSKDNFNVPNFKTKEEFEAVKDYLRPVLLSFVSCKRVLLDGPTFQNSPAWNIHPLMCEDIIIKNLNVRNPWYSQNGDGLDLESCKNALVYNNTFDVGDDAICFKSGKDKDGRDRGMPTENVIVKNNVVYHGHGGFVVGSEMSGGVRNIHVSNCTFMGTDIGLRFKSTRGRGGLVENIWISNIDMINIPTQAISFNLFYGGNSPTMDQDEKDGGAAKEEKLVPVDEKTPSFKNIWMRNITVSGADEAVALQGLPEMNLQNVNIENAYLKATKGISAVDATGINLKNVHVITEKGPALTIFNSKNVNVEGLTFKTPSGPAVRVVGAKTQNVKLAGKDFQNAANQVSKSKDLGSSAVTIQ, from the coding sequence ATGAAGAATCTAAAGAAAAGCAGATGGGCGCTGGCCTTGGGTATGGCCAGCCTGTTTCAGGTAGCCTGCCAGCGGCAGCCCTCCGGGAACGCAGTCGCCACTACTTCCAGCACCAATTCTGTGTCTACAGGCAACGCAGGCCGCAACATGTCCCGCGCCGAGGTGGAGAAGACCATCTATGACGGCATTGAGTTTGACATGCCCAAGGTGAAGGAAACCAAATTCCCCAACTACAGCGTGCCCATCACCAAATACGGAGCGGTGCCCGACGGCATCACCAAAAATACGCAGGCTTTTGAGCGCGCCATTGCCGATGTAGCGGCTAAGGGTGGCGGACGCGTGGTGATTCCGCGCGGTTTATGGCTTACGGGACCCATTGTGATGAAAAGCAACATCAACCTGCACGCTGAGGCGGGTTCCATGGTCATCTTCAGCCGTGATTTTGATGATTATCCGTTGATTAAAACCAGTTTTGAAGGGCTGAATACGTATCGTAACCAATCGCCCATCTCGGGAAATAACCTGGAGAACATTGCCATTACCGGCGAGGGCACCTTTGACGGAAACGGAGACGCCTGGCGCCCCGTGAAGAAAAGCAAAATGACTGAGGGCCAGTGGAAAAACCTGACCAAAACCGGCGTGTTGAGTGATGACGGAAAAACCTGGTACCCCACCGCCAACAGCAAAAAAGGCGACAGCAAAGACAACTTCAACGTGCCCAATTTTAAGACCAAGGAAGAATTTGAGGCGGTGAAAGATTACCTGCGCCCGGTGCTGTTGAGCTTTGTGAGCTGCAAGCGCGTGTTGCTGGACGGCCCCACGTTCCAGAATTCCCCGGCCTGGAACATTCACCCGCTCATGTGCGAAGACATCATCATCAAAAACCTGAACGTGCGCAATCCCTGGTACTCGCAGAACGGCGATGGTCTGGACCTGGAAAGCTGCAAAAACGCGCTGGTCTATAATAATACTTTTGACGTAGGCGATGACGCTATCTGCTTTAAATCTGGCAAAGACAAAGACGGCCGTGACCGCGGCATGCCTACCGAGAACGTGATTGTAAAAAACAACGTGGTGTACCACGGCCACGGCGGGTTTGTGGTAGGCTCTGAAATGAGCGGCGGCGTGCGCAACATCCACGTGTCAAACTGCACGTTCATGGGCACTGATATTGGGCTAAGATTCAAGAGTACCCGCGGCAGGGGAGGTCTGGTGGAGAACATCTGGATCTCTAACATTGACATGATCAACATTCCCACCCAGGCCATCAGCTTTAACCTGTTCTACGGCGGCAATTCGCCCACCATGGACCAGGACGAGAAAGACGGAGGTGCGGCGAAGGAGGAGAAACTGGTTCCCGTAGACGAGAAAACGCCGTCGTTCAAGAACATCTGGATGCGCAACATCACCGTTTCTGGCGCAGATGAGGCGGTGGCTTTGCAAGGCTTGCCCGAAATGAACCTGCAGAACGTGAACATTGAGAACGCCTATTTAAAGGCCACCAAAGGAATCTCGGCGGTTGACGCAACAGGTATAAACCTCAAGAACGTGCACGTAATCACCGAGAAAGGCCCGGCCTTGACCATCTTCAACAGCAAAAACGTAAACGTGGAAGGGTTGACCTTCAAAACACCTTCTGGACCTGCCGTACGCGTAGTGGGGGCTAAAACGCAGAACGTGAAACTGGCGGGCAAAGACTTCCAGAACGCGGCCAACCAAGTGTCTAAGAGCAAAGACCTGGGCAGCAGCGCAGTAACCATTCAGTAA
- a CDS encoding VOC family protein, with product MKLEHFALNVEDPVAMAAWYIKHLGMEAVRQMKEAPFTTFLADDSGQIMVEIYLNPAHEVPPYRTMNPLLVHLAFVSENPTVDQERLCAAGASLVSDQHLEDGSHLIMLRDPWGLALQLCKRGTPMLTKK from the coding sequence ATGAAATTAGAACATTTTGCCCTCAACGTAGAAGACCCGGTGGCCATGGCGGCCTGGTACATAAAACACTTGGGAATGGAGGCCGTCCGCCAGATGAAAGAAGCGCCTTTTACTACGTTTCTAGCCGATGACAGCGGACAGATTATGGTAGAGATTTACCTGAACCCCGCGCATGAAGTGCCGCCTTACCGCACCATGAACCCACTGCTGGTGCACCTGGCTTTTGTGTCAGAAAATCCCACTGTAGACCAGGAACGGTTGTGCGCCGCCGGTGCCAGCCTGGTGAGCGACCAGCACCTGGAAGACGGATCGCATTTGATTATGCTGCGTGATCCCTGGGGACTGGCCCTGCAATTGTGCAAGCGCGGCACACCCATGTTGACCAAAAAGTAA
- a CDS encoding T9SS type A sorting domain-containing protein: MKRIGQQLIFLIAGFLLVGLNFSQAQTLAFPGAEGFGRFTTGGRGGAVIEVTNLNDSGTGSFRAAVLATGARTIVFRVSGTIKLLSALSIRNGNLTIAGQTAPGDGICISNQTVTVDADNVIIRYMRFRLGDEAQVDNDAIWGRNRQNIILDHCSMSWSVDEIASFYLNRNFTMQWCILSESLFRSVHDKGDHGYGGIWGGDKASFHHNLLAHHTSRNPRFNGGGRSGINGGTYPNEHVDFRNNVIYNWGGNSAYGGENGNYNMVNNYYKFGPATSSGVRSRIVQVSYESLQTWGPGYGKFYVAGNYVHNNAAVTADNWAGGVQYDSSLPSAQRPNVRLQAPIEYHMATDHTAVQAYEAVLAQGGASLKRDAVDTRIINEVRTGTATYGGAFGANRGIIDTQTSVGGWPTLNSLPAPTDTDKDGMPDAWENQQGLNPNLATDRNLNTSPDGYTNLELYLNSLVAGTLTSAKEEQEAILNTVYPNPFAGSTTIAFTVNHKSLVKLTISDVTGKEIAVLKNEITTPGSHQVLWNGTNDQGATLPAGLYFYRLQVGQDQVVKRVALLRE, encoded by the coding sequence ATGAAAAGAATAGGACAGCAGTTGATTTTTTTGATAGCCGGTTTCTTGCTGGTAGGTCTGAATTTCAGTCAGGCACAAACACTAGCGTTCCCCGGCGCAGAGGGCTTTGGCAGGTTTACCACCGGCGGCAGGGGCGGAGCGGTCATAGAAGTCACCAACCTCAATGACTCCGGTACGGGCAGTTTCAGGGCGGCAGTCCTGGCCACGGGCGCCAGAACCATTGTGTTTCGGGTGAGTGGCACCATTAAATTACTGTCGGCGCTGAGCATTAGAAACGGCAACCTGACCATTGCCGGCCAAACCGCTCCCGGTGATGGCATCTGCATCAGCAACCAAACCGTGACCGTTGACGCTGACAACGTGATCATCCGGTACATGCGGTTCAGATTAGGCGATGAAGCACAGGTAGACAATGACGCTATCTGGGGCCGTAATAGGCAAAATATCATCTTAGACCACTGTTCTATGAGTTGGTCTGTAGATGAGATTGCCAGTTTTTACCTGAACCGCAACTTCACCATGCAATGGTGTATTCTCAGCGAAAGCCTGTTCCGGAGCGTGCATGACAAAGGCGATCACGGGTACGGCGGTATCTGGGGCGGCGACAAAGCATCATTCCACCACAATCTGCTGGCGCACCACACCAGCCGCAACCCGCGCTTCAACGGCGGTGGTCGGTCGGGCATCAACGGCGGCACGTACCCCAATGAGCACGTGGATTTCCGGAACAACGTGATTTACAACTGGGGTGGCAACAGCGCTTATGGCGGCGAGAACGGCAACTACAACATGGTCAACAACTACTACAAGTTCGGCCCGGCTACGTCTTCTGGCGTACGGTCACGCATTGTGCAGGTGTCTTATGAATCTTTGCAAACCTGGGGGCCGGGCTACGGGAAATTTTATGTGGCGGGCAACTATGTACACAACAACGCGGCTGTCACGGCAGACAATTGGGCCGGTGGCGTGCAGTATGATTCCAGCCTGCCCTCTGCGCAACGCCCTAACGTACGGTTGCAGGCACCTATTGAGTACCACATGGCCACTGACCACACCGCGGTGCAAGCCTATGAAGCCGTATTGGCCCAGGGCGGCGCCAGCCTGAAACGGGATGCCGTAGACACCAGAATAATCAATGAAGTGAGAACGGGCACTGCTACGTATGGCGGGGCATTTGGTGCGAACAGAGGAATTATTGACACGCAAACTTCGGTGGGCGGCTGGCCTACGCTCAATTCGCTGCCCGCGCCCACAGACACTGACAAAGACGGCATGCCAGATGCCTGGGAAAACCAGCAAGGTTTGAATCCCAACTTGGCCACAGACCGAAACCTGAACACCAGTCCAGACGGCTATACCAACTTAGAACTGTACCTCAACAGCCTGGTGGCCGGTACGCTTACCAGCGCCAAAGAAGAGCAGGAAGCCATTTTGAATACGGTGTATCCTAACCCATTTGCGGGCAGCACCACCATTGCGTTCACCGTAAACCATAAAAGCCTGGTAAAACTCACCATCTCAGATGTAACCGGAAAAGAGATTGCCGTCCTTAAAAACGAAATAACAACTCCCGGCAGCCACCAGGTTCTCTGGAACGGTACCAACGACCAGGGCGCTACCTTGCCCGCCGGTCTGTATTTTTACAGATTGCAGGTAGGCCAAGACCAGGTAGTGAAAAGAGTAGCCTTGCTGCGCGAATAA
- a CDS encoding S9 family peptidase, whose translation MKSHVFWRKMKGMALLWALLATVGFNALGQSANQVLPFKAQTVFNAYLVRELHTTYDLRQEKLSKALASPASMKAYQAQVKKEFLRVLGPISKKEPINAKITKQIQQNGFRVENLVYESRPNHHVTGNLYVPQGKGPFPAVLLMNGHEMTAKATESYQKTARLFALNGFVVLSLDPFSQGERVQLTDKTGKTLTRGSTTEHTLLNAGANLVGTSVAAYMLWDNVRALDYLETRPEVDKTKMGAIGNSGGGTQTIYLSAFDDRVKVAAPCSYFTQRARYIEMAGSQDGCQYMPGEGSLEMADFIIASAPKPTLILAAENDFVDHRGTLLGFDELKKVYSTLGQPEKVKLFVWPDGHGISQPKREAAVTWFRQWFYQDKRPVKEGAIGVLSEKELMVTATGQANTAFASEVTVQAMNHQRFLDFAPQRKAFLNQPEAVLQEKVKEVIGLQLNQHPVFTEVTGESQTKTYRMEKRVLMRKGELPIPVKLYSPVGKATPAKIQVMLFDQEKGKETQAKTDSLIQRTIAAGGVLVLADLRGMGETQDDPKLNDAKYWSHEYRNAVLSLHLRRPLLGQRVQDVVTLLDYLKSQTTWAAVPVHVEASGMYGPVVTHATFLDNRIAQATISKHLTSYEPFLTNPLQKDMYTHVVQGILQYYDLPDLAQKCGQRLIQKEL comes from the coding sequence ATGAAATCACACGTTTTTTGGCGAAAGATGAAAGGCATGGCGTTGCTGTGGGCGTTGTTGGCGACGGTGGGGTTTAATGCCCTGGGCCAAAGTGCGAACCAGGTGTTGCCTTTCAAAGCGCAGACGGTATTCAACGCCTATTTAGTACGGGAACTGCACACCACATATGACCTTCGCCAGGAAAAACTGAGCAAGGCGTTGGCTTCTCCTGCGTCTATGAAAGCGTACCAGGCCCAGGTCAAAAAAGAATTCCTGCGCGTTTTAGGCCCCATTTCCAAAAAGGAGCCGATAAACGCAAAAATCACCAAACAGATCCAGCAAAACGGTTTTAGAGTAGAGAACCTGGTCTATGAAAGCAGACCCAACCACCACGTCACCGGCAACTTGTACGTGCCCCAAGGCAAAGGTCCGTTCCCGGCGGTGCTCCTGATGAACGGCCATGAAATGACTGCCAAAGCCACAGAATCTTACCAAAAAACGGCCCGCTTGTTCGCCTTGAATGGATTTGTAGTGTTATCGTTAGATCCTTTCTCACAGGGCGAACGCGTACAGCTCACAGACAAAACCGGCAAAACCTTAACCCGCGGTTCTACCACTGAGCACACGTTGCTCAACGCCGGGGCCAACCTGGTGGGCACCAGCGTGGCCGCCTACATGCTCTGGGACAACGTGCGCGCCCTGGATTACCTGGAAACCAGGCCCGAGGTGGACAAAACCAAAATGGGCGCCATCGGCAATTCCGGCGGAGGAACCCAGACTATTTACCTCTCGGCGTTTGATGACCGCGTGAAAGTGGCCGCGCCCTGCAGTTATTTCACACAACGTGCGCGTTACATTGAAATGGCCGGTTCACAAGATGGTTGCCAGTACATGCCCGGCGAAGGAAGTCTGGAAATGGCGGACTTTATCATTGCCAGTGCGCCCAAACCTACCTTAATTCTAGCTGCTGAAAACGATTTTGTGGACCATCGCGGCACCTTGCTGGGCTTTGACGAATTAAAGAAAGTTTACTCCACCTTAGGCCAACCCGAGAAAGTGAAACTGTTTGTCTGGCCAGACGGCCACGGCATTTCCCAGCCCAAGCGCGAAGCCGCCGTCACCTGGTTTAGGCAATGGTTTTACCAAGATAAAAGGCCTGTGAAAGAAGGAGCTATTGGCGTTTTATCTGAAAAAGAGTTAATGGTCACAGCTACCGGTCAGGCCAACACTGCTTTTGCCAGTGAAGTGACGGTGCAGGCCATGAACCATCAACGGTTCCTGGATTTCGCACCGCAGCGGAAGGCTTTCCTGAATCAGCCGGAGGCAGTGCTGCAGGAAAAGGTAAAAGAGGTCATCGGGTTACAATTGAATCAGCATCCAGTATTTACCGAAGTGACCGGTGAAAGCCAGACCAAAACTTACCGAATGGAAAAACGCGTCCTGATGCGAAAAGGCGAACTGCCGATTCCGGTGAAACTTTATTCGCCGGTAGGCAAAGCAACGCCCGCCAAGATTCAGGTAATGTTGTTTGACCAGGAAAAGGGCAAAGAGACGCAAGCCAAAACCGACAGCCTGATTCAAAGAACGATCGCCGCAGGTGGAGTTTTAGTGCTGGCAGACCTGCGCGGCATGGGCGAAACCCAGGACGACCCCAAACTCAACGACGCCAAATACTGGAGCCATGAATACCGCAACGCCGTGTTGAGCCTGCACTTGAGAAGGCCTTTGCTGGGCCAGCGCGTACAAGATGTGGTCACCCTTTTAGATTACCTCAAAAGCCAAACAACCTGGGCGGCCGTGCCGGTACATGTGGAAGCCAGCGGTATGTACGGCCCCGTGGTCACGCATGCCACCTTTTTAGACAACCGCATCGCGCAGGCTACCATCTCCAAGCACCTGACTTCGTACGAACCGTTTTTGACCAACCCGCTGCAGAAAGACATGTACACTCACGTGGTACAGGGAATTCTGCAGTATTATGACTTGCCAGACCTGGCCCAGAAATGCGGCCAGCGCTTAATCCAGAAAGAACTATGA
- a CDS encoding T9SS type A sorting domain-containing protein encodes MKKTLLHTNSRFSRFAKTMAATAVVGLGVNFSASAQWVVYEANVLPLAFTESPFKVASDNAATYTAASTQPVVSPQFEIIADPAKAGNNLMRFQVLGVSSSISPVPSATTPTSANQAYLFRQDFNATTKPTAATVVVRAKGLPGADRAFELDLDFAGFRETVYIINPTTNATTGQPNTTGTFTFNVARNNTAAAPEQGSTLNNAPLNINPLDWHVYRFTKEGNTVKMYIDESNTPFATGVSASTSTSNYYRIGDGSSNVTVAMELDYIVWDPSGAFSPSQKALPTSLLVLSSKGEVVKKNGLSVYPNPSKGRFSITHPSSRANASVEVYSVSGVKVVSFAAEKGNNQSDFDASSLPNGIYTVVYSDGTERVTSRIIKN; translated from the coding sequence ATGAAAAAAACTTTACTCCACACAAATTCAAGATTCAGCCGTTTTGCCAAGACCATGGCCGCCACCGCGGTGGTAGGGTTGGGCGTTAACTTTTCAGCATCGGCCCAGTGGGTGGTGTATGAAGCCAATGTTTTGCCTCTCGCTTTCACTGAAAGTCCTTTTAAAGTGGCAAGTGATAATGCTGCCACCTATACAGCTGCCTCCACGCAGCCAGTGGTAAGCCCACAATTTGAAATTATTGCAGATCCGGCAAAAGCCGGTAATAATTTAATGCGTTTTCAAGTTTTAGGGGTAAGCAGCTCTATTAGCCCTGTGCCTTCTGCCACCACGCCAACTTCCGCTAATCAAGCCTATTTGTTCCGTCAGGATTTCAATGCCACTACTAAGCCAACAGCTGCTACTGTGGTAGTAAGAGCCAAAGGATTGCCTGGCGCTGACAGAGCATTTGAATTAGATTTAGATTTTGCCGGTTTCCGGGAGACCGTCTATATTATTAACCCAACCACCAACGCCACAACAGGGCAACCGAACACCACGGGTACCTTTACCTTTAATGTTGCCCGCAACAACACTGCCGCTGCTCCTGAGCAAGGTTCAACGTTGAACAATGCCCCTTTAAACATAAATCCTTTAGATTGGCACGTGTATCGTTTTACAAAAGAAGGCAATACGGTGAAAATGTACATTGACGAAAGCAATACTCCTTTCGCCACTGGTGTATCAGCCTCAACTTCTACCAGTAATTATTACAGAATTGGTGATGGTTCCAGCAACGTGACCGTGGCCATGGAATTAGATTATATAGTTTGGGATCCATCTGGCGCATTTTCTCCTTCACAAAAAGCATTGCCTACCAGCTTATTGGTACTTTCTTCTAAAGGCGAAGTAGTGAAGAAAAACGGTTTGTCTGTGTATCCAAATCCATCAAAAGGCAGATTCTCCATTACGCACCCTTCGTCACGGGCCAACGCATCAGTGGAGGTGTATTCTGTGTCTGGCGTGAAAGTGGTTTCTTTTGCCGCCGAGAAAGGAAATAATCAATCTGACTTTGACGCTTCTTCATTACCCAACGGCATTTACACCGTGGTTTACTCAGACGGCACAGAAAGAGTAACCTCCAGAATCATCAAAAACTAA
- a CDS encoding glycoside hydrolase 43 family protein, whose amino-acid sequence MKNRYYTAGLLLLMACQAEKSTTGSSATLPAPAGPVSNVWVSDLGNGMYKNPVLDADYSDPDAVRVGDDYYMTSSSFSSIPGLQILHSKDLVNWKLVGYAIDRLPPFAHFAKPQHGNGVWAPSIRYHKGEFYIYWGDPDFGIYMVKTKDPAGRWEAPVLVKEGKGLIDSCPFWDEDGKAYLVHGWAGSRAGIKSVLTINRMNPEGTKVLDEGVLVFDGHEAHPTVEGPKFYKRNGYYYIFAPAGGVATGWQLILRSKNVYGPYEEKIVLDQGKTPINGPHQGAWVDTKTGEDWFLHFQDKEAYGRVVHLQPMKWLNDWPVIGEDPDGDGKGQPVLTYKKPNVGKTYPIATPAESDEFNSQQLGLQWQWHANPKGTWAFASNKGSLRLFTDQIPDGGKNLWDVPNLLLQKFPAETFTLTTKLKFTPNPKLENERTGLLVMGADYAHLSVVSKKDGLYLAYASALKADKGNPEKEQILTKLTGNEIQFRVKVGKDAKCQFSYSQDGQTFTNVGEVFTAVPGRWIGAKVGLFATRDGKTNDAGYADYDWFRITK is encoded by the coding sequence ATGAAAAACAGGTATTACACAGCGGGCTTGCTCTTGCTCATGGCGTGCCAGGCAGAGAAAAGCACTACCGGTTCCTCCGCCACATTACCCGCTCCGGCTGGTCCGGTTTCAAATGTTTGGGTGTCTGATTTGGGCAACGGCATGTATAAAAACCCAGTTTTAGATGCTGATTATTCTGACCCAGATGCCGTGCGCGTAGGTGATGATTACTACATGACTTCGTCTAGTTTCAGCTCCATTCCGGGCTTGCAGATTTTGCATTCCAAAGATTTGGTGAACTGGAAACTGGTGGGTTATGCCATTGACCGGCTGCCGCCATTCGCGCATTTCGCCAAACCGCAGCACGGCAACGGCGTATGGGCGCCTTCCATCAGGTACCACAAAGGCGAATTCTATATCTATTGGGGCGACCCGGACTTCGGGATTTACATGGTGAAAACCAAGGACCCGGCGGGCCGTTGGGAAGCCCCGGTGCTGGTGAAAGAAGGCAAAGGGCTCATTGATTCCTGCCCGTTCTGGGACGAAGACGGGAAGGCGTATCTGGTGCATGGGTGGGCCGGGAGCCGCGCCGGTATCAAGAGCGTGTTGACCATCAACCGCATGAACCCCGAGGGTACCAAGGTGTTAGATGAAGGCGTGCTGGTCTTTGACGGCCATGAGGCGCACCCCACCGTGGAAGGGCCTAAATTCTACAAGCGCAACGGTTACTATTACATTTTCGCGCCGGCGGGCGGCGTGGCCACGGGCTGGCAATTGATTCTTCGGTCTAAAAATGTGTACGGGCCTTATGAAGAGAAAATTGTGCTGGACCAGGGCAAAACACCTATCAACGGTCCGCACCAGGGCGCGTGGGTAGACACTAAAACCGGCGAAGACTGGTTTCTGCATTTCCAGGACAAAGAAGCCTATGGCCGCGTGGTGCACCTGCAACCCATGAAGTGGTTGAATGACTGGCCTGTGATAGGCGAGGACCCGGACGGCGACGGCAAAGGCCAGCCTGTCTTGACCTACAAGAAACCGAACGTAGGAAAAACTTACCCCATTGCCACGCCCGCTGAGTCAGACGAATTCAACAGCCAGCAGTTGGGGCTTCAATGGCAGTGGCACGCCAACCCCAAAGGAACCTGGGCGTTCGCCTCTAACAAAGGCAGCCTGCGCCTGTTCACAGACCAGATACCAGACGGCGGCAAAAACCTCTGGGATGTACCCAACCTGCTGCTCCAGAAATTCCCGGCAGAAACCTTCACCCTCACCACCAAACTCAAATTCACGCCCAACCCCAAATTGGAAAACGAACGCACCGGCCTGTTGGTCATGGGCGCCGATTACGCACACCTTTCAGTGGTGAGCAAAAAAGACGGTTTGTACCTGGCCTATGCCTCGGCGCTGAAAGCCGATAAGGGAAATCCGGAGAAAGAGCAGATTCTTACGAAGCTAACCGGCAATGAAATTCAGTTCCGGGTGAAGGTGGGCAAAGACGCCAAATGCCAGTTCAGCTATAGCCAAGACGGGCAGACGTTCACCAACGTGGGCGAGGTGTTCACCGCCGTGCCCGGCCGCTGGATTGGCGCGAAGGTGGGCTTGTTCGCCACGCGTGACGGCAAAACCAATGACGCCGGCTATGCTGACTATGACTGGTTCAGAATCACCAAATAG